The window GACACATCAATAAAAATGTAGCTTGATAAATGACATCACACTTTGACAACAATAAACATAGTTCATCTTCAAACCTTGTTTATTCTCCACGGTATTAAACAATCAACAACCACATACACCTTTCTTGATCAAATTACTTAATTACTAATGGTCTTTCAGATTTTCATTAAGGTTAATCACAGCAAGCTCTTTCTGAAAATACTCTCCAGCATAAATCGGCGGGTACTTATCTGCAAGAGGTGATTGCGCGTAATGACCCAAAGGCTTCATTACAGCGTCCGACGCTATAGCAGAAAACAACTGCCAAAACAAAGCAGAAAGTTAACTCGACGATTAATATAGTTCAAATagcattaaattaaattttatgtgTTAATTTCTGGCTGATGTAGTACTTACTGTTGAGGATACTCTCCATAGGCTTCGATTTTCTTGTTTAGCTGTTTTAATTGCTTCGATTGTTTTCTTAGTTACAATAACTTCGTGCAAACCAGCCATACAGTCTCCGGCAGTAACCCATTCTAACTGCAAACGATTACAATGAACTTAATTTTGTGAGTGAAATCAATTTTTGAACCCTGTTATTGCAAAGCTTAATTAACATGATTTTAAGTTAGTTTACAATATTGGATGTTACTTCATTAATCCGTGTTTGTTTGTTGACATGTTTGTAAACCTATATAAACAAGTGTTTGTGTACTGTAAATTGCaacaaaattcattaaaaacaaaagtgtgAGCCTGTGTCGTTAGTTTGTTCATTTGACATTTTTGATTAGAACCCAAAGGGCCAACATACAACAGAATCCTCAATACTAAATATAGACAGGAGCGCTCAGGGCAGGTAAGACTCAAATCAATCGAGCAAAGAGCAGTAGGCCTACGTGCGGGTCCAAATAGGTCACGTCTTgtaacgttttttttttattattttttgttcactttacaaacttttaaaatatgcGTAAAAAAATACGCATACTCTATATTATTGAGGTTATATTTTATACTTGTGATGTTTGTGAGTTTTAAAgtacttatttacattttacatgTCTGACCCGTAACAAACATTTACAAATACCCAATGCAGAAACCCATTTGCatataaatgggttgaaatcGTGACCATTAGGTAACAACGGCTTAGTTACCTGCTTTCCGGTCTGAATAAGTAGACACCCTTTCGGGACCTTCACTTCCACTTTCTgtccattccttagccaaagATACAGACCAGGGAATTTACTTCTATAATGAATTGTGAGAAAGTTAAGGTCATAATGGTATCCTGCAAATACAGTACCCTCTTTGCCATGACTCCCTAGGTCCCCTCCTGTTGGAGATAGAAGATGTGGACCCTGTTGAAATTACAAATGTGTGGTTTTATTGTAGTTGATGTTACAATATATTGCTATCAAGAAAGAAAGACATGTGCAATGCAATATTCACCATAAAATTTTAGTGGTCTTTACAAAAATAATGATGAATGAATAGACCTACATTCTTCAAGAGATTAGTGAAAGCATCTTTTGGTAACCCAAAACCAATTGCTGCCATTTCAGCAACAGCCTGcaaaaattgaaataattttctaagaaaaaaggcaaaaaaataaacaaaggaTTGGAATTCATAAATTAACTGGAAGCGAAATGAATCCAATGGGCCAAGCAGATCAAATTTTAAGTCAGTATAAATCCAACTTTTTGATGGATCTAGTCTCATGTATCATTTAGTTAAAGACTTAGATTATCATCATATAGATCTTTTCTAGCAAAACCTCCCTAACTATGTTGTCCTTTGGACCCAATTGGTCCTTTCCATTGGACCAGACCCAGACCGAGTTGTATTTGAGTACCACCCTATGAAATGGAAATGAAGTCGAACCCGAGGTCAATTTTTAGGCAAGATCCTGATCCGTAGTGACCTCACAAAGTATTTATGTTGGGAGAACTAACACCACTTGGGCCGAGACACCAATGGTGTCATACAAATATCTTATACGAGTATCAATGATTATTAATCATTAATCACAAGTTAGTTGTATATATAGcaaatgaacaaattaaaaggtACTATGAAAAATGAACCCTTTCATAATCGGAGCTCATATTTGTACCACAAACATTTAATGAATCTACCACAACTACGCATCACATATCTCTACAGTATGCAGTGAAATTTATATATTGtggtagatttatcattttatgtgatatatttatcatttccctttcATAATGAACATGTTTAGACCCATTACCCAATTACCGCTTTCCCAACTGTTAAGAAACTTAACACTATGTATGCAAGTGACATAATACCTCAACGGCAGACAGAAGCTTATAACCCCATGAATCCATAGTCTCTTCCCACTCAGGGAAACCTTCAGGGATAACATGATCTGAGTTTAGGTCCTAAAACAGATATGCTTACTCACATTATTACGAATCATcattaacaaaaactaaattaaaaaaaaaaacaaaacagatGTACCGAAAGACATGAAGAAATGTACTAAACCTGAAACCGGGTTATTGATGGTCTAGGGCCAATTCTCCACATGTATCGCCACTTAATATCGGCACCCGTTGGAGTCAAAGGCTGATGTTCTTTTGGCAATTCTTTTGCTTTTATAAGCATATCCTTAACAACCAAACTCCTTGGAACTTCAAGTCCTCCGGGTGTCGCACCATTCTGTTATTTCGTGACACAAAACATGCAAAAATAAAATCACTTTCTTGTCTCTAACAAAATCCTTCAGTTAGACATATCATAGAATCTTTATTTTCAGCAAAAACTATATGTTTGCTTCTGATGATGTCATGAATCATGATGAGATGTCTTATGAATCCTGCCAGTTGATTATCTAAAGAAGTCGACCCGTGATTTCATACGAATTATcgatacaaaaatatttttaggaaTCAACTTCTATCAAACAACCATAACAGTAAAGTTTTACACATGTGGTAAGGCTATAAAGTATTTTTGGAGATTCAATATCAATATACATATTTCAGTTGTAATAGTTAATAGTTCAGTTGTTCATACAAATTTTCAGAAGAATAAATTTGTCAAAGTTAGAGAATTATGCACGTTCGGGTTTTGCAAGTGGGAGAATTTATGTTAAAGTgcacaaaaataaaattctaaTTATCACGTATAAAATATGATTATAGTTGTTAAACTATTACAAGTCACGAATCGACTCTTATGAATCAAGTCAATTTACATCAAAAACAAAGTTACTCGATAGGTGACTCTTTTTTCTCATGACTCTTATGAGCCGCGGTGTGAATTTGGACCGAGTCGGTGCAAGTCGCAAACTTATGATTgctatgggtttttttttttttgaaatgtgtGAATTACTCACAGTGCAAACATACAGTGTTAAatgggtccgcgctagagaacCCTCTCACCTCCAATACCTTGTAGGTGGAGAATTCTCCAACTGAACCACTTGAAAGTACGACATTTAGTTGGGATAAATCTTTACCACTTCTAcaagactcaaacctgcttTATCAGAGaacttactttttttaaaaatttcttgaaaatatatTTCTCATGTCTCGAACTTGAAACCTCCACCATATAAAGCTGATGTTCAACCACTTAACTATAATGGAAAACATAATTAACTATTGttatataatgtatatttatggttacattattttgtactcgtatgttatatatgtatttttattcttttagtaCGAATTTGGAGTTAATTGAAAGTTTATAACTCAAAAGTATCGAATATGTAATATAAACTTATTAAgataatcaacttatattttgttttcaaatacgtcacatatatatatatatatatatatatatataatggaaagTGATATCAGTACCActttaattgattaatttatcATGACTGCGCATTATTCACTTGTACAGTCAACTATAAAAATTGTACAATATGATATATCtatcaaaaatagtgatacaaaTACCACTTCCCATATATATAGTGTACAAAACATTGAAACTAAAACGTGTTCAAATGATAGTTTTTAAAAAGGAATTtccaaaaaaatagaaaaacaacGTTTATTAAATTTTAGTGTAAAACTTGAACACatagttttattgttttttatattttttatttttcattcttcaaaataaaaaacaacaaaatctaTTTACCCTCAATCCCCACACCCAACCCCAACACCCTATGTAGATTTTAAcatgttcttttttatttatatgatttacAAAAGTAgcattttttaatttgaatgcatttttataattatatcattaagttctaaaaagaaaaacccattccaatttttaaattgaaaaactaaaacacatttttcaacaactattttgtttttttcacatatattcaaatttgtcttttattctaaatttgttttttctttaaccTTTCCTTTTTTTGTTCTATCAAAGTAGCtattattcaaaatatataatataacaattttAGATAacatgtaattattttaaaattgattaCTCGTACTAAATACTGATTAATTATTTCTTTACCAAATTGTTATgattatttgaaatttttttaacttgtagatagaagatatatatttacttaggtATAATcaaattgataaattttttcacacctTTTAATTTATGAACGAtgaaatttttagttatttaaacGTATATGTACATGATgagaattttttaaagttgttttcaactttactaGTCGAGTCGGAGGCATCTTAAAATTTGGAGtaaaattaaaggttaaaatttaaaaaatattttaaaattttttaccttttattttaatctatatGTACATAAAGAGTGTTTGGGATTGGTTGTCTAATTATCTATTTGTGTGTTTAACTGCTTATTGTTTGTTTTCCTAAGCAAATAAGCAATAACAAATCTTTTCAAAAACTGCTTAGCTACCTATTTTAGTAAAAACGAGAGAAAGTATCCGCGCATTGCGGCAGTGAGATaatggggtgataggtcatagagtgtgataggtcatagaaggtgataaatcatagagtatgataggaaAGCacctccgccctcggatttaaaagtttgacaaaagtatatcgaatgacatctctaatgaaataacattaaagtttaagaatacccatatagtttttataatttatcgatgtacggttttgagataaaaatttttgaatgaattaaaggaatataatgatttgagaagagagagaaaaatgagtggttgagatttcttttaagggtattttggggtatataaatgtattgtacattatgcattagtaGGTGTACATTGTTAAAGTTGAAACTTAAAActctatttgttttataatacagTAAGTATAAGTATAGATAAACACATTCTTATTATAAGTAGCTGTTTATGGTAAGCTTGTAACTAGCTAGATAGCCaaattcatggtttatataggAGTTCATATCAAACCATGGTtgttttttcattaaattaGTTATATGAGAGTTCCAAAGCCAACTATTTGTCAATAAAGTGTTACGAGTATCTCATACACTCCCAACCCAAATTAGTGTAGTTACATGCCCATATTCGAATATGTAACACAAAAACATCCAGCAAAAACTTGGTTAACAATTAATGAAAAATCCAATAACAAACTTCACCTGATAATGTTGGTGAGGTCGAGCCTGGAGAAGCTTGAATTCATCAGGCATTTCAAAGTACTTCTCCATCATACTAATAAATCGATCATCATCTTCGGCAGAACATCGTGGATCTTTCACAAACAACGCTCCGGTCTCTCTTAGTATTCTACTAACCTCTGAACATATGTTCTTGAGTTCAGGACTCAGAACCCCATCTAAACAGAACTGACCAGATGTTGCATCCACGTATGGAGTCAGATCAATTACTGGTATATCCATCTCCCAGATGGCTTCTCACTCTTTTCGGCTCGAATTCTATAGAGAATTGAactgaaaaagaagaagaagaagaaatgttCGATATCGAATTGCATGATCATGCATGCATTATTTATGGTGGTGGGTGTAGATATTTTTGGAAAGGATGTGGAGGTTTCCATAATTGTCAAtttgtcatgagtcatgaccACTTGTTTTTCTAACAGTAAATTGAGATCATTTATGGTTCACTAGCCTAATCGATCTTATTCTCTTAGCATAAAAAACTCACTATAAATGAGGAAAAACACTCTGGCTGGCCTAACATGAAACGTTAATTTTGTTATACGAGGATTGGTGTACGCGCGTTGCGATGGTTAAACGGtaatgataatacaaaacagtggaGGAGAAATCaatatgcgtgtgtgtaaaaTCTTGATAGGGTGTTTGTCTGATTATGCTTAGAGATATAGAAGGAGaggtaatgtgtgaattagGGGTAATATGAGAATATTGAAAAGATtgctgaatttcctaaaatagagagtccaatatattttattagggattatagattatagatattgGAGTTAACTTATAAACTCCCTACTATTGATTATGTCATTGATTAAGTATCTCACCTATAAACCAAATGGTTGGATAAGTGGTTGGATAAGTCTTGCCTCTGGAAAGAagggtcatgggttcgatcctcatgcccagcaaagCTGGAGGTCGTTTTTTACGTTTacctggaagcaacctctctaccttTAATAGGGGTAAAGTTgcctacatatcaacctcccccatacaccgtcaaatATGATATTAGGACCTAAAACCCGTAAAAAAAcgacattttccttttttttcattAAGTATCTTacctggaagcaacctctctaccttTAATAGGGGTAAagttgtctacatatcaacctccctcatacaccgttgaATATAATATTAGGACCTAAAACCCATAAAAAAcgtcattttacttttttttcattaagtATCTCACCTCAATCTTAAGTGATCTCGTATTATTCTCGTGGTTGTTAAAAGTAGGTATTATTGGAAATCTAACCATAACCCTACGACCCTACGTCATTCGAACCATACAAATATATGAAGACAATAAATCACGTAATATGTTGATTACTCCACAATTCATCCTGCTACGGATCATTATGcatgtgtgctaaataaagaaTGACTTACAAAAATAGTAACCTAGTCCCATTAAAAATGTTatgttttgaatttaaaaagTCTTTACTTTTACAACTTAATTTaaacttaaataattatatttgtgttaaatgttacatgaattGACTGTGTTTTACAAGTTTTgtcatttatataatttttattaagttttatataacacaacaaaatatatttaaagtcaaagtttataaattaaaactttaaaaattcaaaataggGCATTTCTAGTGTAACAAAGGGAATATGTGCGGTTATCTTTTTAACcaaattatatacataccaataaatataattaaaataaaggcCAAATTAACTTTTTTCTCCATGTGGTTTTTCGAATGAGCATTTTTCATACTCGCCGTTAACTTTTAGctaaaatcatccatgtggtttgtaTTTCGTTTTTAAATCTGTTAACCTCCTCACGtgccttgcacgtgaggggcatttatGTCTTTTCACCCATCTTCATGTTTGTCCCTATGGTAAAGTGCAAAATTCATCTTTATGATttgtcgtttttgcatttttcatcatTGTATTTAACAAATCTCCAAAAAAAacttaatcaaaaaccaaaacaaactaaaatcaaaaacctatataaatctatatataggGATCTAATTTAATACCGGACGGTATggctaatttatttttttttcttttttaaagttgatatattattttttggtgAAGGACGAATATACACCTAGTGATTAATGTTATTATCCCCAAAAAGAGTTACACGCAAATAATGCAACGGAACATACTACAAAACTGACGTATTCCCACGGATTTCCCATGGATTGTGGCCGTCGTTAAAAGTGGCGTGGGAAATAGTTTCCCACGAATTTTCCTACCCACGGTTTTCTCACGATCATAAATTCGTGGAAAATATTCCCACGGAATTTCCCACGGCAATAATCACGGATTTCCCACGGACTTTCAACGaaaagtttttgtatttttcccACGGATTTTATCCTCCCACCGATTTCCCACGGATTTTCTTTCACACAGATTATCCACAAAAAAGTTTCCCATAGATTTCCCACAGATTTCTTTGAATTTTTCCCGCGAATTTCCCATGGATAAATTTCCCACAGATTAGCCACGGGTTTATTTCCCACGATTTTCCCACGGTTAGTACTCTCATATTTCTCACGGATTTCCCACGAACgtcatttttaaattaataatataatttatttttttttgtattttcctTCACTTGTATATTTAAATACGCCAATTgaattataaaagtaattaatcaatAATCAAACTACTAAAATGCATAATAATCCATTACCTAAGAATCAAGATACATCCGTCAACAAAACATTCATACGCATcatttaaaagttaaagttttgaaaataattCAAACTAACAAGTTTTTAACAAATCCCAAGATTTAGGCCGGTGGTGTCGGTAGCGTCATATCGGGTAAGAACTTCATCATGGCGGCGATGGTGGctttcatttcttttgtttCGGCTTCACTTTTTCCTTTTAGCTTTTCTAGTTCCTTCTTTTGCTTTTCTTCACGCTTTTTCATCTCATCAATCTCCTTTTGTTGTGTCTCATACCTTGCTTGCAGCTCCTCCAAAGTTTGGGTCAAAATTTATACCTGGAAATAATAACACTCTTATAAATGTCTAAAAGATATAGAGTATGAAGGTATGATAGATATTACAACAATAATCATTGTAAGATTGCTGAATATAACTTTAATTTGATTCTGGTGCATCGAGGCTCTATCAAGTAACCTACTTGCACTTAGAATATATTACACAATAATAGAAATGGCCATAGACTGTTCAATTTATTCATAGGCCAGATCATTTTTTTGACGATGACGATCTTCTATTAGTTAATTCTTTAAATAGAGTTAGTAGAATAAATGTCAATGTTAATCAACACATTGACACACCTGGACAGTTTCAGCTACTAGCTAAAACGAAATTAACAAGCATTGAACAGAATGGTTATAACTAATGTTTCGTATTTGCCAAAATGGAGTACAAAATGGTTATAATTAATGGTTATAACTAAATTAACAATGTTTCATATTTGACAAAATGGAGTATAGTTTGATCATGTTTTCAGTTATAACTAATGTTTCATATTTGCCAAAATGAAGTAAAGAATGGTACTCTAAATTGAACAACCTTTCTGAGTAACCCTAAGGGTCAGTAAAGGGTAGGGTCTACTAAGCAAGCCTAAGCATCGAGCAAGTATCAACCGAgcaactataatcattcaatctTTCCTATTTGCAACAATCATAATCACATACAAGTGACAGTTTGAGCTCCTTTTGTCGAGATAATTAACACACCTGGACAGTTTGAGCTATTAGCTAAAACTAGTATAACAAGCATTGAACCAAATGGTTATAACTGATGTTTCATATTTGCCAAAATGGAGTACAGAATGGTTATAACTAATGGTTATAACTAAATTAACAAGCATTAACAAGCATTGAACAGTATGATCATGTTTTCCAGTTATAAATAATGTTTCATATTTGCCAAAATGGAGTACAGAATGGTGCTCTAAATTGAATAACCTTTCTGAGTAACCCTAAGCATCGAGCAAGTATCAACCCTAAGGGTCAGTAAAGGGTCTAGGGCTTACTGAGCAAGCTTAAGCGTCGAGCAAGTATCAACCGAgcaactataatcattcaatctTTCCTATTTGCAGCAATCATAATCAGATACAAGTGTTGTGAGTTAATAATTTGATTTACTATAACAATACGATTCTTTTAGTTATCAAATGTTCAATGTATTAAGTGATtgaatagataaataatatatttatgtatcaagaaaaaaaatagataattgacgattatttctatttattaagTCATAagtcataaaaaaaacataaacttgaCTTAATATGTTAAGTTCTTAATCTTTAAgtctattaagtaaaaaaaacgaTATCTAACTCTA is drawn from Erigeron canadensis isolate Cc75 chromosome 9, C_canadensis_v1, whole genome shotgun sequence and contains these coding sequences:
- the LOC122582028 gene encoding uncharacterized protein LOC122582028 — encoded protein: MDIPVIDLTPYVDATSGQFCLDGVLSPELKNICSEVSRILRETGALFVKDPRCSAEDDDRFISMMEKYFEMPDEFKLLQARPHQHYQNGATPGGLEVPRSLVVKDMLIKAKELPKEHQPLTPTGADIKWRYMWRIGPRPSITRFQDLNSDHVIPEGFPEWEETMDSWGYKLLSAVEAVAEMAAIGFGLPKDAFTNLLKNGPHLLSPTGGDLGSHGKEGTVFAGYHYDLNFLTIHYRSKFPGLYLWLRNGQKVEVKVPKGCLLIQTGKQLEWVTAGDCMAGLHEVIVTKKTIEAIKTAKQENRSLWRVSSTLFSAIASDAVMKPLGHYAQSPLADKYPPIYAGEYFQKELAVINLNENLKDH